From a region of the Candidatus Omnitrophota bacterium genome:
- the purL gene encoding phosphoribosylformylglycinamidine synthase subunit PurL, producing the protein MVYRIEVSEKEGFADPVGLGVKKDIEDLGLKGRIKDVKTVQVYLLEGELTDLDIDRICANLLIDPVTQRFSYNRNIPREEKFKVVEVAHNPGVMDPVEESAKKAIADMGINGVRTVRTARKYLIDGRLSYPEIHSIAKKILYNKVIQHIVKGQSQIHAEIEPYRFKLTHIKLLKANARQLLKISKEGQLFLSLVEMKTIQKYFRSLKRDPTDCELETIAQTWSEHCKHKTFRGNIEFDGKIIRNLLKNTVMKVTKELNKPWCVSVFQDNSGIIRFDEKHNVCFKVETHNHPSALEPYGGAGTGTGGVIRDPLGTGLGAKPIINTDIFCFGRPDYPYSKLPKGALHPKRIMKGVVAGVRDYGNRMGIPTSNGAVLFDDNFVGNPLVFCGNVGIMPKNKSFKKVNTGDLIVVAGGRTGRDGIHGATFSSGELTHKSEEMSGSAVQIGNPIQEKKLTDAILRSRDMGLYNAITDCGAGGLSSAVGEMGEKLGAEVYLEKVPLKYKGLTYDEIWISEAQERMVMAVDRNKMEALLKVFERENVEAAVIGRFTGDGNLKLLYDGNVVCDMKMKFIHDGLPEITRKAAWNRIVFKEPRADTKKTDFTKDLLALLSTLNIASKEWIIRQYDHEVQGGSVLKPLQGVGGGGPGDACVTRPILDSKRGIILSCGINPDYGKIDPYWMAASVIDEALRQVVAVGGDIKRSAILDNFCWGNTNKPDRLGALVRASQACYDIAKAYGVPFISGKDSLNNEYSSGNKTISIPHTLLISCISVMEDISKAVTMDAKKPGNSVYLVGLTHDELGGSQYYKMRGFTGNSVPKVDVTHGKGLMAALTSAIHKGCIASCHDCSEGGLAVALSEMAFAGGLGMSVNLSESAQPASQKGLRNEVLLFSESNTRFIVEVSNEKKFSVAMKKIPVCKLGCVTEDGSFKIADGSGRTIISTDIEKLKSAWQNPFRDL; encoded by the coding sequence ATGGTATATAGAATCGAGGTTTCAGAAAAAGAAGGCTTTGCGGATCCTGTCGGTTTAGGAGTTAAAAAGGACATAGAGGACCTGGGATTAAAAGGCCGGATAAAGGATGTAAAGACCGTCCAGGTCTACCTCCTGGAGGGCGAGCTCACCGATCTTGACATAGACCGCATATGCGCGAACCTTCTCATCGATCCGGTCACACAGAGGTTCAGTTATAACCGGAATATACCGAGGGAGGAGAAATTCAAGGTAGTCGAGGTCGCGCATAATCCCGGCGTCATGGATCCTGTAGAAGAGAGCGCAAAAAAAGCTATCGCCGATATGGGGATAAATGGCGTCCGTACCGTAAGGACCGCCCGGAAATACCTCATTGACGGGAGATTGTCTTACCCGGAGATCCATTCCATTGCTAAAAAAATCCTTTATAATAAGGTCATCCAGCACATAGTCAAAGGCCAATCACAGATCCATGCCGAAATAGAACCGTACCGGTTCAAGCTTACACATATAAAGTTATTGAAGGCGAACGCGCGCCAATTATTGAAGATATCGAAGGAAGGGCAATTGTTCCTGAGCCTCGTCGAGATGAAGACGATACAAAAATATTTCAGGTCCTTAAAGAGGGATCCCACCGACTGCGAGCTCGAAACGATCGCCCAAACATGGTCGGAGCACTGCAAACATAAGACATTCCGCGGAAATATAGAATTCGACGGTAAGATAATACGCAATCTTTTAAAGAACACGGTCATGAAAGTCACCAAAGAGCTCAATAAGCCATGGTGTGTATCGGTATTCCAGGATAACTCAGGCATAATACGGTTCGACGAAAAACACAATGTCTGTTTTAAGGTAGAGACCCACAACCATCCGTCGGCTCTTGAGCCTTACGGAGGAGCCGGCACCGGAACAGGCGGCGTAATACGCGACCCGCTGGGTACCGGACTGGGAGCCAAACCAATAATCAACACAGATATATTCTGCTTCGGACGACCGGATTACCCTTATAGTAAGCTGCCAAAAGGCGCCCTGCATCCAAAAAGGATCATGAAAGGGGTAGTGGCAGGCGTGCGGGATTATGGGAACAGGATGGGGATACCGACATCGAACGGCGCGGTCCTTTTTGACGATAATTTCGTCGGCAATCCGCTCGTATTTTGCGGGAACGTCGGTATAATGCCTAAGAACAAATCGTTTAAAAAAGTAAACACAGGAGATCTTATAGTCGTGGCAGGGGGAAGAACCGGCAGAGACGGGATACACGGAGCGACATTCTCTTCAGGAGAGCTGACGCATAAGTCTGAAGAGATGTCGGGGTCGGCGGTCCAGATAGGTAACCCTATACAGGAGAAGAAATTAACGGACGCCATCCTGCGCTCGCGCGACATGGGCCTGTATAACGCCATAACCGATTGCGGCGCAGGAGGATTGTCCAGCGCGGTCGGAGAGATGGGTGAAAAGTTAGGTGCGGAGGTCTATCTTGAAAAGGTTCCGTTGAAATACAAGGGGCTCACCTACGACGAAATATGGATATCGGAAGCGCAGGAGAGGATGGTAATGGCCGTAGACCGTAATAAAATGGAGGCTCTTTTAAAAGTCTTCGAACGCGAGAACGTGGAAGCTGCAGTCATAGGAAGATTCACGGGAGACGGTAATTTAAAGCTACTATATGACGGAAATGTCGTATGTGACATGAAAATGAAATTCATACATGACGGCCTCCCGGAAATCACAAGAAAAGCCGCATGGAATAGGATTGTCTTTAAAGAACCGCGCGCCGATACTAAAAAAACGGATTTCACCAAAGATCTGCTTGCCCTACTATCCACCCTGAACATAGCCAGCAAAGAATGGATCATCAGGCAATATGACCATGAGGTACAGGGCGGGAGTGTATTAAAGCCTTTACAGGGAGTGGGAGGAGGCGGGCCCGGAGACGCCTGCGTGACCCGCCCGATCTTAGATTCAAAAAGAGGCATTATCCTGTCATGCGGTATAAACCCTGATTACGGCAAGATAGACCCTTACTGGATGGCGGCAAGCGTAATAGACGAGGCATTAAGGCAGGTCGTTGCGGTTGGCGGGGATATAAAAAGATCCGCCATACTGGATAACTTCTGTTGGGGCAACACGAATAAGCCGGATAGGTTAGGCGCTCTTGTCCGCGCGTCGCAGGCTTGTTACGACATAGCGAAGGCATACGGCGTTCCTTTTATTTCAGGGAAGGATAGCCTTAATAACGAATATTCCTCCGGAAATAAGACAATATCCATACCTCATACGCTTTTAATCTCATGCATCTCGGTAATGGAGGATATTTCAAAGGCCGTGACGATGGACGCTAAAAAACCGGGCAACAGCGTTTATCTTGTAGGACTTACACACGATGAGCTCGGCGGATCGCAGTATTACAAGATGAGGGGATTCACCGGGAATTCCGTCCCCAAAGTCGATGTCACACACGGAAAAGGCTTAATGGCCGCGCTGACCAGCGCGATCCACAAAGGCTGTATAGCTTCCTGCCATGACTGCTCTGAAGGCGGACTGGCCGTCGCCCTCTCTGAAATGGCTTTTGCAGGAGGGCTGGGCATGTCTGTCAACCTGTCTGAGTCGGCACAGCCTGCATCGCAGAAGGGTCTACGCAATGAAGTCCTGCTCTTCTCGGAATCGAATACGCGTTTCATCGTGGAAGTCTCCAATGAAAAAAAGTTCAGCGTCGCCATGAAAAAAATACCGGTATGTAAGCTGGGCTGCGTTACTGAAGACGGGTCTTTCAAGATAGCCGATGGATCCGGAAGAACGATAATCTCAACAGATATTGAAAAACTAAAGAGCGCATGGCAAAACCCGTTTAGGGATCTCTAA
- the purQ gene encoding phosphoribosylformylglycinamidine synthase I encodes MKNIKVAVLRTAGTNCDNETAFAFEAAGAEAEFVHVNDFAKKENGFSEYHILALPGGFTYGDDIASGKILANELKFKLVDELQKFINEGKLIIGICNGFQILVKAGLLPNLSGDFRFIEATLTLNDSNKFEDRWVYLKKVKNRKAKNKCIWVEGIEDTIYLPVAHGEGKFIPKDRKVLDRIKENDLIVFEYVDEKGVRKGYPHNPNGSIESIAGICDKTGRIFGLMPHPERHISPYQHPAWTRRGKRPEYSGDGFKIFKNGVDFAKKRL; translated from the coding sequence ATGAAAAATATAAAAGTCGCGGTCCTAAGGACTGCCGGCACAAATTGTGACAATGAAACGGCATTCGCTTTCGAAGCGGCCGGCGCCGAGGCCGAATTTGTGCATGTAAACGACTTCGCGAAAAAAGAAAATGGATTTTCTGAATATCATATCCTCGCCTTACCGGGAGGCTTCACCTACGGCGATGATATAGCAAGCGGGAAAATACTTGCAAATGAGTTGAAATTTAAGCTTGTGGATGAGTTGCAGAAATTCATTAATGAAGGGAAGCTTATCATCGGAATATGCAACGGCTTCCAGATACTTGTAAAAGCGGGACTGCTGCCGAACCTGTCCGGCGATTTCCGGTTTATAGAAGCGACTCTGACGTTGAATGACTCTAATAAATTTGAAGACAGGTGGGTATATTTAAAAAAAGTCAAAAATCGAAAGGCAAAAAACAAATGTATATGGGTTGAGGGGATCGAAGATACCATATATCTGCCCGTCGCGCATGGTGAGGGAAAATTTATCCCTAAAGACAGAAAAGTGCTGGATCGGATCAAAGAAAACGATTTGATCGTTTTTGAATACGTTGACGAGAAAGGGGTGAGGAAAGGGTATCCGCATAACCCGAACGGTTCCATAGAGAGCATAGCCGGGATATGCGATAAAACCGGCAGGATCTTCGGGCTGATGCCGCATCCTGAGAGACATATAAGCCCATACCAGCATCCTGCGTGGACCAGGCGCGGGAAGAGGCCTGAGTATTCAGGAGATGGTTTTAAGATATTTAAAAATGGGGTTGATTTCGCAAAAAAACGATTGTAA
- a CDS encoding TIGR00730 family Rossman fold protein, which yields MATLKGDFTKEDPWRIFRIMSEFVDGFEELSDVNNAVTIFGSAKSDPSSKFYKSAETTAALLVEHGYSVITGAGPGIMEAANKGAKKAGGESIGLNILIPTQQKPNKHITRVVEFKYFFCRKVMFLKYAKALVAFPGGFGTLDEFFEAITLVQTNRIDSFPIIVVDKKYWKGLISWMEDTLLSNKMIDKPDLGIFKVVDTPREVVSLINDFYKRNKPSPKRLL from the coding sequence ATGGCAACATTAAAAGGTGATTTCACAAAAGAAGACCCATGGCGCATATTCAGGATAATGAGTGAATTCGTAGACGGTTTCGAGGAACTTTCCGATGTAAATAACGCGGTAACTATCTTCGGCTCGGCCAAATCAGACCCGTCAAGCAAGTTCTATAAAAGCGCTGAGACAACTGCCGCATTACTGGTAGAGCACGGCTATTCCGTAATAACGGGAGCCGGACCCGGTATAATGGAAGCGGCGAACAAAGGGGCCAAAAAAGCAGGGGGCGAATCTATAGGCCTGAACATACTGATACCGACCCAGCAGAAACCAAACAAGCACATAACGCGTGTCGTAGAATTCAAATATTTCTTCTGCAGAAAAGTGATGTTCCTGAAATATGCAAAAGCGCTTGTTGCCTTCCCCGGCGGCTTCGGGACCCTTGATGAATTCTTCGAAGCGATAACGTTGGTCCAGACGAACAGGATAGACTCTTTTCCGATAATAGTTGTGGATAAGAAATACTGGAAAGGGCTGATTAGCTGGATGGAAGATACATTACTATCCAACAAGATGATAGATAAACCTGACCTCGGGATATTCAAAGTAGTGGACACGCCGCGGGAAGTAGTCAGCTTAATAAACGACTTCTACAAGAGGAACAAGCCTTCCCCCAAGAGACTCCTCTGA
- a CDS encoding AAA family ATPase produces MKKISIANQKGGCGKTTTAINLSSALAASGKKILLIDLDPQAHASFGLGVNTKSADRYIYNVLTDLTEKQHPIDECISNVCQNLDIVPSNILLSTLEQELKDKEDAVSRLHQILTASGLNYDYVVMDCPPSLGFLTFNALRASDLVIVPIDMSAFSLMGVGKLLGMLELINIKINHAPTVNALATIFDRRTKYSQTMLDEIKSFFKHQMLETVIRMNVALKKAVAQGISVIQFDKDSNGAQDYMALAGEILKADEETVKSENTDPAETEAAVSVGQQLDNVMTAASQAIAKNIEQAFREVQFKINAPNAKDIYIVGDFNHWKICEENKLSRIEDGSWQKKFELSPGRYKYKFVIDGEWTLDSANQERIQNAYGTFDSVLSL; encoded by the coding sequence ATGAAAAAGATTTCGATAGCAAATCAAAAAGGTGGTTGCGGTAAGACGACAACGGCCATTAACCTATCGAGCGCTCTTGCCGCGTCCGGCAAGAAAATTCTTTTAATAGACCTGGATCCGCAGGCTCATGCCTCTTTCGGGCTAGGGGTAAACACTAAATCCGCAGACAGATATATATATAATGTCCTGACCGATCTGACTGAAAAACAGCATCCCATAGACGAGTGCATATCGAACGTATGCCAGAACCTGGACATAGTCCCGTCCAACATACTGCTGAGCACATTGGAGCAGGAATTAAAAGACAAGGAGGACGCGGTCTCGCGCCTTCATCAAATATTAACGGCGTCCGGACTTAACTACGATTACGTCGTAATGGACTGCCCGCCAAGCCTCGGCTTCCTGACATTCAACGCCCTCAGGGCATCGGACCTCGTCATCGTCCCGATAGACATGAGCGCGTTTTCGCTTATGGGGGTAGGAAAATTGTTAGGTATGCTGGAACTGATAAATATAAAGATAAATCATGCCCCTACGGTGAACGCGCTTGCCACGATCTTCGACAGAAGGACAAAATATTCCCAGACGATGCTCGACGAGATAAAATCCTTCTTCAAGCACCAGATGCTTGAAACGGTCATACGTATGAATGTGGCCCTCAAAAAAGCGGTTGCCCAGGGTATATCGGTCATACAGTTCGATAAAGATTCTAATGGGGCGCAGGATTACATGGCTCTTGCCGGGGAGATTCTCAAGGCCGATGAAGAGACCGTCAAATCCGAAAATACGGACCCCGCCGAAACAGAGGCAGCTGTATCTGTCGGCCAACAATTGGACAATGTAATGACCGCGGCGTCCCAGGCCATAGCCAAGAATATAGAACAGGCGTTCAGGGAGGTGCAATTTAAGATAAACGCGCCGAACGCAAAAGATATCTATATAGTCGGCGACTTCAATCACTGGAAGATATGCGAAGAGAATAAACTCTCAAGGATTGAGGACGGAAGCTGGCAAAAGAAGTTTGAGCTTTCTCCCGGAAGGTATAAATACAAGTTTGTCATTGACGGCGAATGGACGCTCGATTCGGCAAACCAGGAGCGCATACAGAACGCGTACGGGACATTCGATTCCGTTTTGTCGCTCTAA
- the purF gene encoding amidophosphoribosyltransferase: MKDYCGVVGIYGNKNASQLAYLALYALQHRGEESSGIATFDGKKVYLHKGMGLVGDVFNENNLKKLKGDLAVGHVRYSTTGSSTVKNIQPLLINHKKGFIAVAHNGNLTNSVELKNELEDSGSILQTTMDSELIVHFLVKDHLNNYREKIAPIAARLDGAYSFVLMINDTMYAIRDPHGFRPLCIGKLEGGYVVASETCALDMIQATYIRDVEPGEIIIIDKKGITSVKIPAVKKHAFCIFEYIYFSRPDSNIFTKSVYLTRKNLGRTLAKEHPVDADIVMPIPDSGTFATLGYAEESHIPLEMAFVRNHYIGRTFIQPSQMIRDFKVKVKLNPVRDALKGKRVIIVEDSIVRGTTSRGRVRALRQAGASEIHMRVSCPPLVSPCFYGIDFPTKKELIASNHTIEEVGRFIGVDSLKYLSLEGMLDSMMLPKEEFCTACFTGDYPTKVCKPPSKKSLEKKCCAGIVDKKKG; this comes from the coding sequence ATGAAGGATTACTGCGGCGTAGTAGGAATATACGGCAATAAGAACGCCTCCCAGCTGGCGTATCTCGCGCTGTATGCTTTGCAGCATAGGGGAGAAGAGTCGTCGGGAATAGCGACCTTTGACGGAAAAAAAGTATATCTGCACAAAGGCATGGGGCTCGTCGGGGATGTATTCAATGAGAACAACCTGAAAAAACTGAAAGGTGACCTTGCTGTGGGCCATGTAAGATACTCCACGACCGGTTCCAGCACCGTGAAGAATATCCAGCCTCTTTTGATAAACCACAAAAAAGGGTTCATCGCAGTAGCCCATAACGGCAATCTTACCAATTCGGTAGAACTGAAAAATGAACTGGAGGATTCCGGCTCCATACTGCAGACGACCATGGATTCGGAGCTTATTGTCCACTTCCTGGTCAAAGACCACCTTAACAATTACAGAGAGAAGATCGCCCCAATAGCCGCGCGGCTCGACGGAGCATATTCTTTCGTCCTGATGATAAATGACACCATGTATGCCATAAGGGATCCTCACGGGTTCAGGCCGCTCTGTATAGGAAAATTGGAAGGGGGGTATGTCGTCGCAAGCGAGACCTGCGCCCTCGACATGATCCAGGCTACTTATATAAGGGACGTTGAGCCCGGAGAGATCATAATAATAGATAAAAAGGGCATCACGTCCGTCAAGATACCGGCGGTGAAAAAACACGCCTTTTGCATATTCGAATATATATATTTCTCGCGGCCGGACAGCAACATATTCACAAAAAGCGTATACCTTACGAGGAAGAACCTGGGCAGGACGCTTGCGAAAGAGCATCCGGTCGATGCGGACATCGTCATGCCTATACCCGACTCCGGGACCTTTGCCACGTTGGGATATGCCGAAGAGTCGCATATACCTCTGGAAATGGCTTTCGTAAGGAACCACTATATAGGCCGGACATTCATACAACCAAGCCAGATGATAAGGGACTTCAAGGTTAAGGTCAAGTTAAATCCGGTCAGGGACGCGTTAAAAGGAAAGCGCGTGATCATAGTAGAGGACTCCATAGTGCGCGGAACGACCTCGAGGGGCAGGGTAAGGGCGCTCAGGCAGGCCGGAGCAAGCGAGATACATATGCGCGTAAGCTGCCCCCCGCTGGTATCTCCGTGTTTTTACGGCATAGATTTCCCTACGAAAAAAGAGCTGATAGCGTCGAACCATACTATCGAAGAGGTGGGGCGGTTCATCGGCGTAGACAGCTTAAAGTATTTGAGCCTGGAAGGAATGCTGGATTCCATGATGCTGCCCAAAGAAGAATTCTGCACGGCATGCTTCACGGGAGATTATCCGACCAAGGTATGTAAGCCGCCGTCAAAAAAATCGCTTGAAAAAAAGTGTTGCGCGGGTATCGTAGACAAAAAGAAGGGTTAG
- a CDS encoding DUF1846 domain-containing protein yields the protein MRQTMVKNGFDNDKYLREQTAAITDRVKKFGNKLYLEFGGKLCFDYHAARVLPGYDPNVKIRLLQLLKDKLDIVLAIYAGDIEKGRVRGDFGITYDAATFKLIDDLRKWGLDIVAVVITRFQEQPAAVIFKNKLERRGVKVYLHYPIPRYPADIDFVASEQGFGKNQYIETTKPIVVVTAPGPNSGKLSTCLSQLYHEHKRGINAGYAKFETFPIWNIPLKHPVNVAYEAATADIMDFNLVDPFHLSQYKETAINYNRDVESFPILKLMLTKILDRSANLPMYNSPTDMGVNRAGFGIIDDKVVQEAAKQELIRRFFRYNTEYVLGIEKIDTVDRVALLMEGMGVKVIDRPVVESARKSADEAEKNGKGFAGIFCGAAIQLKDGRIVTGKNSKLMHGASSLTLNAVKILANIPDEILLLSPHIINQISKLKEGVLNAEPESLDLEETLIALSISATTNHTAEIAMIKLKELRGCEVHMTHIPTPGDEVGLKMLGVNLTTDGKFSSRNLFVV from the coding sequence ATGCGGCAGACGATGGTAAAAAACGGCTTTGACAACGATAAGTACCTCAGAGAACAGACAGCCGCTATCACCGACCGTGTAAAGAAATTCGGGAACAAACTATACCTGGAATTCGGGGGGAAGCTCTGCTTCGATTACCACGCCGCGAGAGTCCTGCCCGGATATGATCCCAACGTCAAGATAAGACTGCTGCAGTTATTAAAAGACAAGCTGGATATCGTCCTGGCCATCTACGCCGGAGACATTGAAAAAGGCAGGGTGCGCGGCGACTTCGGCATAACGTACGATGCGGCCACATTCAAGCTCATAGACGACCTTAGGAAATGGGGCCTCGACATAGTTGCAGTGGTTATTACGCGGTTCCAGGAACAGCCCGCCGCCGTCATATTCAAGAACAAACTGGAACGCAGAGGAGTAAAGGTATATCTTCATTATCCGATCCCCAGGTATCCCGCTGACATAGATTTCGTAGCAAGCGAACAGGGTTTCGGCAAGAACCAGTATATAGAAACTACGAAGCCGATAGTAGTTGTAACCGCTCCCGGGCCGAACAGCGGTAAGCTTTCCACATGCCTTTCACAACTGTACCATGAACATAAACGCGGGATCAACGCAGGATACGCCAAATTTGAGACATTTCCGATATGGAACATACCGCTGAAACACCCTGTGAACGTCGCTTATGAGGCCGCCACAGCCGATATTATGGACTTCAACCTGGTCGACCCGTTCCATCTGTCCCAGTATAAAGAGACTGCGATAAATTACAACAGGGACGTCGAGAGTTTCCCGATATTGAAATTGATGCTGACAAAGATCCTTGATAGAAGCGCTAACCTCCCGATGTATAATTCTCCCACAGATATGGGCGTAAACCGCGCCGGATTCGGCATAATTGACGATAAGGTAGTCCAGGAAGCGGCAAAACAGGAATTAATACGGAGATTCTTCAGATACAATACCGAATACGTGCTCGGCATAGAGAAGATAGACACGGTCGACAGAGTCGCCCTGCTTATGGAAGGGATGGGCGTAAAAGTCATTGACAGGCCTGTCGTAGAATCGGCGCGCAAATCGGCTGATGAGGCGGAAAAGAACGGCAAGGGCTTTGCCGGTATCTTTTGCGGCGCGGCTATCCAGCTTAAAGACGGCCGCATAGTAACCGGAAAGAACTCCAAGCTTATGCACGGCGCGTCGAGCCTTACGCTCAATGCGGTGAAGATATTAGCCAACATACCGGATGAGATACTGCTCCTTTCGCCCCATATAATCAACCAGATATCGAAGCTCAAGGAAGGCGTCCTCAACGCTGAGCCGGAATCACTGGACCTGGAAGAGACCCTGATAGCCTTATCGATAAGCGCAACCACAAATCACACCGCGGAAATAGCGATGATTAAGCTGAAAGAGCTGCGGGGCTGCGAAGTTCACATGACCCACATACCCACCCCCGGGGATGAAGTCGGTCTGAAGATGCTGGGGGTAAACCTCACTACGGACGGTAAGTTCTCCTCCCGAAATTTATTCGTCGTATAG
- a CDS encoding phage holin family protein, which yields MRDFSIRFAINIIALFAVIYIAGGVSADSWQSIVAAGLVLGLLNAFLKPIILLLTLPLNIVSLGLFTLIVNGFLFYMTSKFVKGFNIVDFWSAFWAALLFSAISFFLNMLLLPKISIRSRPDDAYYSEEPKYDDVIDVEGEVDEAKEDNGEKDE from the coding sequence ATGAGAGACTTTTCAATACGCTTTGCGATCAATATTATCGCGCTTTTTGCGGTCATCTATATAGCAGGCGGGGTCAGCGCCGACAGCTGGCAATCGATAGTAGCAGCCGGCCTTGTCCTGGGCCTCTTGAACGCATTTTTAAAGCCGATCATCCTCCTCCTGACGCTTCCATTGAACATTGTTTCGCTCGGATTATTTACGCTTATCGTAAACGGATTCCTTTTTTACATGACCTCAAAATTTGTAAAGGGTTTTAACATAGTCGATTTCTGGAGCGCCTTCTGGGCCGCGCTATTATTCAGCGCGATAAGTTTCTTCCTGAATATGCTGCTGCTTCCAAAGATAAGCATACGCAGCCGGCCTGACGACGCTTATTATTCGGAAGAGCCGAAATACGACGATGTCATCGACGTAGAAGGCGAGGTCGATGAAGCCAAAGAGGATAACGGAGAGAAAGATGAATAA
- the guaA gene encoding glutamine-hydrolyzing GMP synthase, whose protein sequence is MAREKIVIIDFGSQYNQLIARKVRELNVFCEIVPPDISPDSLDLRQVKGIILSGGPASVYSHNAPSCDKRLFSLGIPVLGICYGMQLMAKLLGGNVERSNSREYGRAVFTATSRHSLFAGIPKKSTSWMSHGDQVRKMPAGFRKIGSSKNTPIAAFANIELSLSGVQFHPEVAHTKYGKTILKNFVKDICGAAGDWSMRSFVKETISDIRKTAGKEKVILGLSGGVDSSVAAVLINMAIGHKLTCIFIDNGLLRKNEARLVREVFQKHFKINLRAVDASDLFLEALKGVTNPERKRKIIGKTFISIFDIEAKKIGGVRFLAQGTLYPDLIESRSAFGGPSATIKTHHNVGGLPKKMRLKLIEPLKYLFKDEVRMVGRELGIPQEVLGRHPFPGPGLAVRILGEVTKDRCDILREVDDRFISTLIKDGLYDKIWQAFAVLLPIKSVGVMGDERTYENVVAIRAVTSVDGMTADWARIPYEVLARISNRIINEVKGVNRVAYDISSKPPSTIEWE, encoded by the coding sequence TTGGCAAGAGAAAAGATCGTAATAATAGACTTCGGCTCACAGTATAACCAGCTCATCGCCAGGAAGGTGCGGGAGCTGAACGTATTCTGCGAGATAGTCCCTCCGGACATATCCCCGGATTCATTAGACCTGCGGCAGGTTAAAGGCATAATACTTTCGGGCGGCCCGGCAAGCGTTTACTCCCATAACGCGCCCTCTTGCGATAAGCGCCTTTTTTCTCTCGGAATACCCGTGCTTGGCATATGCTACGGAATGCAGCTGATGGCAAAGCTCCTTGGGGGAAACGTAGAACGCTCGAATTCCAGGGAATATGGGCGCGCGGTATTTACGGCCACAAGCCGCCATTCTCTCTTCGCGGGCATCCCCAAGAAGAGCACTTCGTGGATGAGCCACGGGGATCAGGTAAGAAAGATGCCCGCCGGATTCAGAAAAATCGGATCTTCAAAGAATACGCCGATAGCCGCTTTTGCGAATATTGAGCTTAGCCTGTCAGGCGTCCAGTTCCACCCGGAAGTGGCACACACTAAATACGGCAAGACTATCCTCAAGAATTTCGTCAAAGATATCTGCGGCGCGGCCGGCGACTGGTCCATGAGATCGTTTGTCAAGGAAACCATATCCGACATCAGGAAAACGGCAGGGAAAGAAAAGGTCATATTAGGACTGTCCGGCGGCGTCGATTCATCGGTCGCAGCTGTCCTGATAAATATGGCTATCGGTCATAAGCTCACATGCATATTCATCGACAACGGACTGCTGAGAAAGAACGAAGCTCGCCTTGTGCGCGAGGTCTTTCAAAAACATTTCAAGATAAACCTGCGTGCAGTAGATGCTTCGGACCTGTTCCTGGAAGCCCTGAAGGGAGTGACAAACCCTGAACGAAAAAGAAAGATCATTGGAAAGACATTCATCAGTATATTCGACATTGAAGCAAAGAAGATCGGCGGGGTCAGATTCCTCGCTCAGGGCACATTATATCCTGACCTGATAGAATCTCGTTCCGCGTTCGGAGGCCCCAGCGCCACAATCAAGACGCATCATAATGTCGGAGGCTTACCGAAGAAGATGCGGCTCAAGCTTATAGAACCTCTAAAATACCTGTTCAAGGACGAGGTAAGGATGGTGGGCAGGGAATTGGGCATACCGCAGGAAGTTTTGGGACGCCACCCATTCCCGGGACCCGGCCTTGCAGTACGCATACTCGGCGAAGTTACAAAGGACAGGTGCGACATACTGCGCGAAGTAGACGACAGGTTCATCTCGACGCTGATAAAGGACGGGCTCTACGATAAGATATGGCAGGCCTTCGCTGTTTTGTTGCCGATAAAATCCGTAGGCGTCATGGGAGATGAGAGGACGTACGAAAACGTCGTGGCGATAAGGGCGGTAACGAGCGTTGACGGCATGACGGCGGATTGGGCCCGGATACCTTACGAGGTCCTGGCAAGGATATCGAACAGGATAATCAACGAGGTAAAAGGCGTTAACAGGGTGGCATACGACATAAGCTCTAAACCGCCTTCTACAATAGAATGGGAATAG